From Pseudomonas hefeiensis, one genomic window encodes:
- a CDS encoding isochorismatase family cysteine hydrolase, whose translation MFSLPHHSPRDLPFTCDHTALLLVDMQRAWLEPQFDAHLATPEAEYFIRRARQQVIPNQQRLLDAVRAARQNVLHTHIQSLTADGRDRSLDHKLSDMHLPKDSPQAQIIAELAPRENEIVLPKTSSGVFNSTNIDYVLRNLQTRHLVIAGIVTDQCVDMAVRDAADRGYLVTLVEDACATYSEQRHLACLNAIKGYCWITDTDTVLGRLQEMQP comes from the coding sequence ATGTTCTCGCTCCCTCACCACTCCCCCCGGGATTTGCCGTTCACCTGCGACCATACCGCCTTGCTGCTGGTGGACATGCAGCGCGCCTGGCTCGAACCGCAATTTGATGCCCACCTGGCCACGCCCGAGGCCGAGTATTTCATCCGCCGTGCCCGCCAACAGGTAATCCCCAATCAGCAGCGCCTGCTCGATGCGGTGCGTGCGGCGCGGCAAAACGTGTTGCACACCCACATCCAGAGCCTGACCGCCGATGGTCGCGATCGCTCGCTGGACCACAAACTGTCGGACATGCACCTGCCCAAAGACAGCCCGCAAGCACAGATCATCGCCGAACTGGCACCGCGGGAAAACGAGATCGTGCTGCCCAAAACGTCTTCGGGGGTCTTCAACTCCACCAACATCGACTACGTGCTGCGCAACCTGCAGACCCGTCATCTGGTCATCGCCGGCATCGTCACCGACCAGTGCGTCGACATGGCCGTGCGTGACGCCGCCGACCGCGGCTATCTGGTCACGCTGGTGGAAGATGCCTGCGCCACTTACAGCGAACAACGTCATCTGGCCTGCCTGAACGCGATCAAAGGTTATTGCTGGATCACCGATACCGACACCGTACTCGGTCGTTTGCAGGAGATGCAGCCATGA
- the ftrA gene encoding transcriptional regulator FtrA has protein sequence MQPNPGLVAILAYDGLCTFEFGIAIEIFGLARPEFDFPWYKHRIVAVDDGPMRAMGGFQILADGGMEILQMARTIVVPGWHSRDEPPPQALLEALRCAHARGARLLSICSGAFVLAAAGLLDGLGATTHWRYTDELAKSFPAILVDPDVLYVDSGQVITSAGSAAGIDACLHLVARDFGTQVANAVARRLVMSPQRTGGQAQFIPSPVSRTPRSDLSGVMHWARERLHEPLGVRALASQAAMSERTFLRHFTQACGLSPKAWLQHERLARARELLESTENNTDNIAQLCGYRSVESFRVAFRSVVGLAPSVYRERFGRGAKAVS, from the coding sequence ATGCAGCCCAATCCCGGTCTGGTCGCCATCCTCGCCTACGACGGCCTGTGCACCTTCGAATTCGGCATCGCCATCGAGATATTCGGCCTCGCCCGACCTGAGTTCGATTTCCCCTGGTACAAACACCGGATCGTCGCCGTCGATGACGGCCCGATGCGTGCCATGGGCGGCTTCCAGATCCTGGCCGATGGCGGCATGGAAATACTGCAAATGGCGCGAACCATCGTGGTGCCCGGCTGGCACAGTCGCGACGAACCACCACCGCAGGCGCTGCTTGAGGCACTGCGCTGCGCCCATGCCCGAGGCGCGCGCCTGCTCTCGATCTGCTCCGGGGCGTTCGTGCTGGCCGCCGCTGGATTGCTCGATGGGCTGGGCGCTACCACTCACTGGCGCTACACCGACGAACTGGCCAAAAGCTTTCCCGCCATCCTGGTAGACCCGGATGTGCTGTACGTGGATTCGGGACAAGTCATTACCTCGGCCGGCAGCGCGGCGGGCATTGACGCCTGCCTGCATTTGGTGGCGAGGGATTTCGGTACTCAGGTTGCTAACGCCGTGGCGCGGCGACTGGTGATGTCACCACAACGCACGGGTGGTCAGGCGCAGTTCATTCCCTCGCCTGTCAGCCGCACGCCACGCAGCGATTTGTCCGGTGTCATGCACTGGGCCCGCGAACGCCTGCACGAACCGCTCGGTGTGCGCGCACTGGCCAGCCAGGCGGCCATGAGCGAACGAACCTTCCTGCGGCATTTCACCCAGGCTTGCGGCCTGTCGCCCAAGGCCTGGCTGCAACATGAGCGCCTGGCCCGGGCTCGCGAACTGCTGGAAAGCACCGAAAATAACACCGACAACATCGCCCAGTTGTGCGGCTACCGCTCGGTGGAGAGCTTTCGCGTGGCATTTCGCAGCGTGGTGGGGCTGGCACCGTCGGTGTACCGGGAACGGTTTGGACGTGGAGCGAAGGCGGTCAGTTGA
- a CDS encoding M14 family metallopeptidase, which yields MQRIDHTLPWSHLGTERRLSVFRYGHGPRKAYIQASLHADELPGMRTAWELKQRLNELETQGLLNGVIELVPVANPIGLDQHVQSAHLGRFELGSGKNFNRSFVELSTPVAQRIGDRLGDDPAANITLIRQTMAQVLDDLPAPPSQLEALHRLLLRHACDADVTLDLHCDFEAAIHLYALPQHWPQWRSLAARLKAGVALLCEDSGGSSFDESCSSPWLRLAKAFPEAAIPLANLATTLELGSMGDTRVDQAQANCEAILGFLAEQGFIGGDWPPVPAQCCEGFPFEGTEYLFAPHHGVVSFLREAGEWVQQGDPLFEVVDPLNDRVTTVRAGTSGVLFALDRGRYTQPGIWQAKVAGREPIRAGKLIND from the coding sequence ATGCAACGCATCGACCATACCCTGCCCTGGAGCCACCTGGGCACCGAGCGCCGGCTCAGTGTGTTTCGTTACGGCCACGGTCCACGCAAGGCCTATATCCAGGCCAGCCTGCACGCCGATGAATTGCCCGGCATGCGCACGGCATGGGAGCTGAAACAACGACTCAACGAGCTTGAGACCCAAGGCTTGCTCAACGGCGTGATTGAACTGGTGCCCGTGGCCAACCCCATCGGCCTGGACCAGCATGTGCAGAGCGCGCACCTGGGGCGTTTCGAACTGGGCAGCGGCAAGAACTTCAATCGGTCTTTCGTGGAGCTCAGCACGCCGGTGGCACAACGCATCGGTGACCGCCTGGGCGACGACCCGGCCGCCAATATCACGCTGATCCGCCAGACCATGGCTCAGGTGCTGGATGATTTGCCGGCGCCGCCCTCACAACTCGAAGCCCTGCATCGCCTGCTGCTGCGCCATGCTTGCGACGCCGATGTCACCCTGGACCTGCATTGCGACTTCGAGGCGGCGATTCACTTGTACGCCTTGCCGCAACACTGGCCGCAGTGGCGCTCCCTGGCCGCACGGCTGAAGGCAGGAGTGGCGTTGCTGTGCGAAGACTCTGGCGGCAGTTCGTTCGACGAGTCCTGTTCCTCGCCCTGGTTGCGCCTGGCCAAGGCCTTCCCCGAAGCCGCGATCCCGCTGGCCAATCTGGCGACCACGCTGGAGCTGGGCAGCATGGGCGACACCCGAGTGGATCAGGCCCAGGCCAATTGCGAAGCCATTCTCGGGTTCCTGGCCGAGCAGGGTTTCATTGGTGGTGACTGGCCGCCCGTGCCCGCGCAATGTTGTGAAGGTTTTCCGTTCGAAGGCACTGAGTACCTGTTCGCGCCGCACCATGGGGTGGTGAGCTTCCTGCGCGAGGCCGGTGAGTGGGTCCAGCAGGGCGATCCGTTGTTCGAAGTGGTCGATCCATTGAACGATCGGGTCACCACGGTACGGGCCGGTACCAGCGGCGTGTTGTTTGCCCTGGACCGCGGGCGCTATACCCAGCCTGGAATCTGGCAGGCGAAAGTTGCCGGGCGAGAGCCGATTCGCGCGGGGAAATTGATCAACGACTGA
- a CDS encoding histidine phosphatase family protein, translated as MQATRLTLMCHARTVAQKQARFGLDEPLDADWLARRPEPGHGYRNVRQLLCGPELRTRQTAAMFGDEPLVVADLADCDLGRWRGLSVDQLLKAEPDPLQTWLDDPDAAPHGGESVTRLCHRVGAWLASLEGRPGHLLAVTHPFVIRAALVTVLGCPAAAFNRIDIEPLSTVELRFNGVWRLRTQGPGQESLE; from the coding sequence GTGCAAGCCACTCGCCTGACCCTGATGTGCCATGCCCGCACCGTCGCCCAGAAACAGGCGCGTTTCGGCCTGGATGAACCGCTGGATGCAGACTGGCTGGCCAGGCGCCCGGAGCCCGGTCACGGCTACCGAAATGTTCGGCAACTGCTCTGTGGACCGGAGTTGCGCACCCGGCAGACGGCCGCAATGTTCGGCGATGAGCCCCTGGTGGTCGCTGACCTGGCCGACTGCGATCTGGGTCGCTGGCGTGGATTGTCCGTCGACCAGTTGCTCAAGGCTGAACCGGACCCCCTGCAAACCTGGCTCGATGATCCCGATGCCGCTCCCCATGGCGGCGAATCCGTCACTCGCCTGTGTCATCGTGTCGGGGCCTGGCTGGCCAGCCTGGAAGGCCGGCCGGGGCATCTGCTGGCCGTCACCCATCCGTTTGTGATTCGCGCGGCCCTGGTGACCGTATTGGGCTGTCCGGCAGCTGCCTTCAACCGTATCGACATCGAACCGCTGTCCACTGTCGAGTTGCGTTTCAACGGGGTGTGGCGGTTGCGTACCCAGGGGCCCGGCCAGGAGTCACTCGAATGA
- the cobF gene encoding precorrin-6A synthase (deacetylating), translating to MKKLSVIGIGAGDPDYLTMQAVKALNRVDVFFLMDKGPAKQTLLDLRREICQRYIVDRTYRFVEAHSPERERGDVDYAASVEDLNRAKQATFERLINEELSDGQCGGFLVWGDPSLYDSTVRILQSILDAGRCAFEFEVIAGITSVQALAAQHKVPLNSIGGSLEITTGRRLAAGLVGDAESVVVMLDAEDAYRQVSDPDTHIYWGAYVGTPDQILIAGRLEEVAEGIERTRKAARQANGWIMDTYLLRKP from the coding sequence ATGAAAAAGCTATCAGTCATCGGCATCGGTGCCGGCGATCCGGATTACCTGACGATGCAGGCGGTGAAAGCCTTGAATCGGGTGGATGTGTTCTTTCTCATGGACAAGGGGCCTGCCAAGCAGACGTTATTGGATCTGCGGCGGGAAATCTGCCAACGCTACATCGTTGATCGTACCTACCGTTTCGTCGAAGCCCACAGCCCCGAGCGAGAACGCGGCGACGTGGACTACGCCGCCAGCGTTGAAGATCTGAACCGTGCGAAGCAGGCCACCTTCGAGCGGTTGATCAATGAAGAGTTGTCTGACGGGCAGTGCGGTGGTTTTCTGGTCTGGGGCGATCCATCGTTGTACGACAGCACAGTGCGTATCTTGCAGTCGATTCTCGACGCGGGTCGCTGCGCCTTCGAATTCGAGGTGATTGCGGGCATCACCAGTGTCCAGGCCCTCGCGGCGCAACATAAGGTGCCATTGAACAGCATTGGCGGTTCGCTGGAGATCACCACGGGCCGCCGGCTGGCAGCGGGGCTGGTGGGCGATGCCGAAAGCGTGGTGGTGATGCTCGATGCTGAAGATGCGTATCGCCAGGTATCCGATCCGGACACGCATATCTACTGGGGCGCCTATGTGGGCACACCGGATCAGATCCTCATCGCTGGTCGGTTGGAGGAGGTGGCCGAAGGTATCGAACGTACCCGCAAGGCCGCACGGCAGGCTAACGGGTGGATCATGGATACTTATCTGTTGCGCAAACCTTGA
- a CDS encoding ABC transporter substrate-binding protein — MKKLVMFGALALSVLSLSAVAEDAKPIRLGIEAGYPPFSMKTPDGKLTGFDVDIGDALCEQMKVKCTWVEQEFDGLIPALKVKKIDAILSSMTITDDRKKNVDFTIKYYHTPARFVMKAGSDVKDPLTELKGKKVGVLRASTHDRFATEVLVPAGINLVRYGSQQEANLDMVAGRLDAMLADSVNLDDGFLKTDAGKGFAFVGPTYEDAKYFGGGAGIAVRKGDKALAEKFNDAITQIRANGTYKKVQDKYFAFDVYGH, encoded by the coding sequence ATGAAGAAGCTAGTAATGTTCGGTGCCCTGGCACTGTCCGTGTTGTCCTTGTCGGCCGTGGCCGAAGACGCCAAGCCGATCCGCCTCGGAATCGAAGCCGGTTACCCGCCTTTCTCGATGAAAACCCCCGACGGCAAGCTGACGGGCTTCGATGTTGATATTGGCGACGCGTTGTGTGAGCAGATGAAGGTCAAGTGCACCTGGGTCGAGCAGGAGTTTGACGGCCTGATCCCGGCGCTGAAAGTGAAGAAAATCGACGCGATCCTGTCGTCCATGACCATCACCGATGACCGTAAGAAAAATGTCGACTTCACCATCAAGTACTATCACACCCCGGCGCGTTTTGTGATGAAGGCAGGCAGCGACGTCAAGGACCCGCTGACCGAACTCAAGGGCAAGAAAGTCGGTGTGCTGCGCGCCAGTACCCACGACCGTTTCGCCACCGAGGTGCTGGTGCCCGCAGGCATCAATCTGGTGCGCTACGGTTCCCAGCAGGAAGCCAACCTGGACATGGTCGCCGGTCGTCTCGACGCCATGCTCGCCGACTCGGTCAACCTCGACGACGGCTTCCTGAAAACTGACGCCGGCAAAGGTTTTGCCTTCGTGGGCCCGACCTATGAAGATGCGAAGTACTTTGGTGGTGGCGCCGGCATTGCGGTGCGCAAGGGTGACAAGGCCCTGGCCGAGAAATTCAACGACGCCATCACGCAAATCCGCGCTAACGGCACGTACAAGAAAGTGCAGGACAAATACTTCGCTTTTGATGTCTACGGGCATTAA
- a CDS encoding glutamine synthetase family protein — MSRLDAATPLAPLPVSTLVCTDLIGVTRGRSFPSDELPHYVDAGCGWVPANSALTPQDIIASANPWGAYGDLRLIPDLSSRVTVDNGPDAQAPALDFIHCDVRETDGRPWAACPRTLLHDEVQRYRAELGLQVFAAFEHEFNLDTPHPQPDRLAFSLQAQRQQAGFAGWLLSALRAGGVEPEMFLPEYGKHQYEITCRPTLGVAAADRAVNVREITREIARQMGLDVSFAPKTSEHAVCNGVHLHMSLQDLDGNPVLHDAGGVNGLSGLGQHWAAGVLHYLPALCAITAPTPVSYERLQPHHWSASYACLGQRNREAALRICPTVSVSGKPVATQYNLEFRAMDATASPHLAMAALLIAGRLGIEQRLALTAVTDEIPDELNEEQRRARGIIALPTTLAQALDCLRHSGALFEALPGPLVETYFALKAQELALTQALSPAELCEHYARIY; from the coding sequence ATGAGCCGTCTCGATGCCGCAACGCCCCTGGCCCCGCTGCCCGTGTCCACGCTGGTCTGCACCGACCTGATCGGCGTGACCCGCGGCCGCTCGTTCCCCAGTGATGAACTGCCCCACTACGTCGACGCCGGTTGTGGCTGGGTGCCGGCCAACAGTGCGCTGACGCCCCAGGACATCATCGCATCGGCCAACCCTTGGGGCGCTTATGGTGACCTGCGACTGATCCCGGACCTGTCCAGCCGGGTAACTGTCGACAATGGCCCGGATGCCCAGGCGCCCGCCCTGGATTTCATTCATTGCGATGTGCGGGAAACCGATGGTCGGCCCTGGGCCGCTTGCCCTCGCACATTGCTGCACGACGAAGTGCAACGTTATCGCGCCGAGCTGGGCTTGCAGGTGTTCGCCGCGTTCGAACATGAATTCAACCTCGATACCCCCCACCCCCAACCGGATCGCCTGGCCTTCAGCCTCCAGGCCCAGCGCCAGCAAGCCGGGTTCGCCGGATGGTTGCTCAGCGCATTGCGGGCAGGCGGCGTCGAACCGGAAATGTTCCTGCCGGAATACGGCAAGCATCAGTATGAAATCACCTGCCGCCCGACCCTGGGCGTGGCCGCCGCCGACCGTGCGGTGAACGTGCGGGAAATCACCCGGGAGATCGCCCGGCAAATGGGCCTGGATGTGAGTTTCGCCCCCAAAACGTCGGAACATGCCGTGTGCAACGGCGTGCATTTGCACATGAGCCTGCAGGACCTGGACGGCAACCCCGTGCTGCATGATGCTGGCGGCGTCAACGGCCTGTCGGGCCTGGGCCAGCACTGGGCCGCCGGGGTGCTGCACTACCTGCCCGCCCTGTGCGCGATCACCGCGCCGACGCCAGTGTCCTACGAACGCCTGCAACCGCATCACTGGAGCGCGTCCTACGCCTGCCTGGGACAACGTAACCGCGAAGCGGCGCTGCGCATCTGCCCGACGGTGAGCGTAAGCGGCAAACCGGTGGCGACCCAGTACAACCTGGAATTTCGCGCCATGGATGCCACCGCTTCGCCGCACCTGGCGATGGCGGCCCTGTTGATTGCCGGGCGACTGGGCATCGAGCAACGGCTGGCGCTCACGGCGGTCACCGATGAAATACCCGATGAATTGAACGAAGAGCAACGTCGTGCCCGTGGCATTATCGCCCTGCCGACGACCCTGGCCCAGGCGCTGGATTGCCTGCGCCACAGCGGGGCGCTGTTCGAAGCCCTGCCCGGCCCGCTGGTCGAAACCTATTTCGCCTTGAAGGCCCAGGAGCTGGCCTTGACCCAGGCGCTGTCACCTGCCGAGCTGTGTGAGCATTATGCGCGAATCTATTGA
- a CDS encoding MurR/RpiR family transcriptional regulator, which produces MPPLRDLITDPGLVLTPSERKVVRALLDHYPRNGLGPMSRLADHAGVSDPTIVRLVKKLGFGGYAEFQDALLSDMDHRLRSPRTLLQPRAKLQQGDTWSQYLATSQRILTDTQALTQPEDVRILVQWLLDSRHQVHCFGGRFSSFLAQYLLNHLRLLRAGCFALEDNAQLPDRLFDVQRQDVVLIFDYRRYQAQAQRVASAAKERHARVVLFSDVYTSPLRELADLIISAPVESISAFDSLVPALAQVEALIACLTLQCPDLAERLEGIDTLRTAFNTHLLEEK; this is translated from the coding sequence ATGCCGCCTCTTAGAGACCTGATTACCGATCCCGGCCTGGTTTTGACGCCGTCGGAACGCAAGGTCGTACGGGCCCTGCTTGATCACTATCCGCGCAACGGCCTCGGGCCGATGTCGCGCCTGGCCGATCATGCCGGCGTAAGCGACCCGACTATCGTGCGGCTGGTGAAAAAACTCGGATTTGGCGGTTATGCCGAATTCCAGGATGCGCTGCTCAGTGACATGGACCATCGCCTGCGCTCCCCTCGCACCCTGTTGCAACCGCGGGCCAAATTGCAGCAAGGCGACACCTGGAGCCAGTACCTGGCGACCAGCCAGCGTATCCTCACCGACACCCAGGCCCTGACTCAACCCGAAGACGTGCGCATTCTTGTGCAATGGCTGCTCGACAGCCGACATCAGGTGCACTGTTTTGGCGGGCGTTTCAGCAGCTTCCTTGCCCAATACCTGCTCAACCACTTGCGCCTGCTGCGTGCCGGCTGTTTTGCTCTGGAAGACAACGCCCAGTTACCTGACCGGTTGTTCGACGTGCAGCGCCAGGACGTGGTGCTGATCTTTGATTATCGTCGCTACCAGGCCCAGGCCCAACGCGTGGCCAGCGCGGCCAAGGAGCGCCACGCGCGGGTCGTACTGTTCAGCGACGTCTACACCTCACCGTTACGGGAACTGGCCGACCTGATCATCAGTGCGCCCGTGGAATCGATCTCGGCCTTCGACAGCCTGGTGCCGGCGCTGGCCCAGGTCGAAGCGCTTATCGCCTGCCTGACTCTGCAATGCCCTGATCTGGCCGAACGTCTGGAAGGCATCGACACCTTGCGCACGGCGTTCAACACGCACCTGTTGGAGGAAAAATAA
- a CDS encoding rhodanese-like domain-containing protein, translating into MTSLVREVPAAPSDIALQHFSRRLTFETDCSDVHASQQTGEVDFVLVDVRGPLAFERGHVPGAINLPTRSLTAQSLAAYPKTALFVVYCAGPHCNGANKAAVRLATLGYPVKEMIGGVMGWLDEGFRLTGAVECAADKAIGCDC; encoded by the coding sequence ATGACCAGCCTGGTTCGCGAAGTTCCTGCTGCCCCGTCCGACATCGCCCTGCAGCATTTCAGCCGGCGTCTGACGTTTGAAACTGATTGCTCCGACGTTCACGCCAGCCAACAGACTGGAGAAGTCGATTTCGTGCTGGTGGATGTGCGCGGGCCACTGGCTTTCGAGCGCGGGCATGTGCCCGGGGCGATCAACCTGCCAACCCGGTCGCTCACCGCCCAGTCGCTGGCGGCTTATCCCAAGACCGCGCTGTTTGTGGTCTATTGCGCAGGCCCGCATTGCAACGGCGCGAACAAGGCGGCAGTGCGGCTGGCGACCCTGGGTTATCCGGTCAAGGAAATGATCGGCGGCGTCATGGGCTGGCTCGACGAAGGCTTTCGTCTGACTGGCGCAGTGGAGTGCGCGGCGGACAAGGCTATCGGCTGTGACTGCTGA